The following are encoded together in the Streptomyces sp. NBC_00341 genome:
- a CDS encoding nitrate- and nitrite sensing domain-containing protein, with protein MRRNNEGSTAQPERGNFTPPRAAASSADVSGGTPAGGSTSRMSPRNWRVPTRLNAILLIPVLVGLVMGGFQVKGSIDTWQEAQDAEKTALIVRAASEYGQALLNERDLSAQPLLSNKRDAAAVSEVRATTDAAADKFDSAVKDMPRKAGLERRLKLFRLEEPTLPDLRKAAYAEAMDPVKTEEGYVQVQHSLMEFCNELGLGTGNITSYGRTVYAIELAKAAESLQRSIGMHLLVRPSQEKGKFNDQVKAFGSYNYLEQIALGEFVSGGTEGDAARLKKVMAGKASEGAAQVKSAKEKADAAGVAFVTPPTVNGSVYDGMAQQLGLGRTPAQLKAKGITPETWMAAATAKFDGYTTVEEELVDKAVTEAADISSSARTDAIVNAAIVIVALLAAFILAGLMARQMSRSMRRLRNAAFGIAEQRLPSLVDQLSRTDPGRVDTRVQPIPINSQDEIGEVARAFDQVHREAVRLAAEQAMLRGNVNAIFTNLSRRNQSLIEGQLTLITDLENNEADPDQLESLFRLDHLATRMRRNGENLLVLAGEEPGRRWNQPVPLVDVLRAASSEVESYERIELSGVPESEIHGQSVTDLVHLLAELLENATTFSSPQTKVRVTATRLPDSRVMIEIHDKGIGLTAEDFADINHKLANPPTVDAAVSQRMGLFVVGRLADRHGIRVQLRPSGEQAGTTSLVMLPDAITHGGGGGGAPSQDDFTVSSIIPQQQAFDAPPLQPQLRTAAELGFDDSRYGEGSEEAAQLDPVGRSLMREERRAALETQTGTGEQTPFPQQESQQQYAQAAYEEAPFAADPYALEPRQDGPYAPEPQQQDGQQEQQQYGQPVYEGGYDPFRGETGYVQQPDYQGQNGYPESAYPAPETPQQAYDGQYSTQPQQEEWPVQGGYQGGYEAPVQAEPESVGSAPAESPDSVGFDRSGPVPNSGHEMTEAGLPRRGGQQHWQPTGRGNERPAAAQEPSQEPPQQPLSAEQEPDGADDGTDDWRSANDERWERAEQLRDPKAGGVTPSGLPRRVPKANLVEGTAEQTQQGGPQVSRAPEDVRGRLSNLRRGVLRGRNAGSDSSNTYNQER; from the coding sequence GTGAGGCGTAACAACGAGGGCTCCACGGCGCAGCCGGAGCGGGGCAACTTCACCCCGCCGCGCGCCGCGGCGTCGTCCGCCGACGTGTCCGGAGGGACCCCCGCCGGTGGCAGCACCAGCCGGATGTCCCCACGCAACTGGCGGGTGCCCACCCGGCTGAACGCGATCCTCCTGATCCCCGTACTGGTCGGGCTGGTCATGGGCGGCTTCCAGGTCAAGGGGTCGATCGACACCTGGCAGGAGGCCCAGGACGCCGAGAAGACCGCGCTGATCGTGCGGGCGGCCTCCGAGTACGGCCAGGCGCTGCTCAACGAGCGCGACCTCAGCGCCCAGCCGCTGCTCTCCAACAAGCGCGACGCGGCGGCCGTCTCCGAGGTACGGGCCACCACCGACGCGGCCGCCGACAAGTTCGACTCGGCCGTGAAGGACATGCCCAGGAAGGCGGGCCTGGAGCGGCGCCTCAAGCTGTTCCGGCTGGAGGAGCCCACCCTTCCCGATCTGCGCAAGGCCGCCTACGCCGAGGCCATGGACCCGGTGAAGACCGAAGAGGGCTACGTCCAGGTCCAGCACTCCCTCATGGAGTTCTGCAACGAGCTCGGTCTCGGGACCGGCAACATCACCAGTTACGGCCGTACCGTCTACGCGATCGAGCTGGCCAAGGCTGCAGAATCGCTTCAGCGCTCCATCGGCATGCACCTCCTGGTACGGCCCAGCCAGGAGAAGGGCAAGTTCAACGACCAGGTCAAGGCCTTCGGCTCGTACAACTACCTGGAACAGATCGCCCTCGGTGAGTTCGTCTCCGGCGGTACGGAGGGCGACGCGGCCCGGCTGAAGAAGGTCATGGCGGGCAAGGCGTCCGAGGGCGCGGCCCAGGTCAAGTCCGCCAAGGAGAAGGCCGACGCGGCGGGGGTCGCGTTCGTGACGCCGCCCACCGTGAACGGCTCGGTCTACGACGGCATGGCCCAGCAGCTCGGGCTGGGCCGGACCCCCGCCCAGCTCAAGGCGAAGGGGATCACCCCCGAGACCTGGATGGCCGCGGCCACCGCGAAGTTCGACGGATACACCACGGTCGAGGAAGAGCTCGTCGACAAGGCCGTGACCGAGGCCGCGGACATCTCGTCCAGCGCCCGCACCGACGCCATCGTCAACGCCGCGATCGTGATCGTCGCCCTGCTGGCCGCGTTCATCCTGGCCGGGCTCATGGCCCGCCAGATGAGCCGCTCGATGCGCCGGCTGCGCAACGCCGCCTTCGGTATCGCGGAGCAGCGGCTGCCCTCGCTCGTCGACCAGCTGTCCCGGACCGACCCGGGCCGGGTGGACACCCGCGTGCAGCCGATCCCGATCAACAGCCAGGACGAGATCGGCGAGGTCGCCCGCGCCTTCGACCAGGTGCACCGCGAGGCCGTCCGGCTCGCGGCCGAGCAGGCCATGCTGCGGGGCAACGTCAACGCGATCTTCACCAACCTGTCGCGCCGCAACCAGTCGCTCATCGAGGGCCAGCTGACCCTCATCACCGACCTGGAGAACAACGAGGCCGACCCCGACCAGCTGGAGAGCCTCTTCCGGCTGGACCACCTCGCGACCCGTATGCGCCGCAACGGCGAGAACCTCCTGGTCCTCGCCGGCGAGGAGCCCGGCCGCCGCTGGAACCAGCCGGTGCCGCTGGTGGACGTGCTCAGGGCCGCCTCCTCCGAGGTGGAGTCCTATGAGCGCATCGAGCTCTCCGGGGTGCCGGAGAGCGAGATCCACGGCCAGTCCGTCACCGACCTCGTCCACCTGCTGGCCGAGCTACTGGAGAACGCCACGACGTTCTCCTCTCCCCAGACCAAGGTGCGGGTCACCGCGACCCGGCTGCCGGACAGCCGCGTGATGATCGAGATCCACGACAAGGGCATCGGCCTCACCGCGGAGGACTTCGCCGACATCAACCACAAGCTGGCCAACCCGCCGACGGTGGACGCCGCGGTCTCCCAGCGAATGGGCCTGTTCGTGGTCGGCCGGCTCGCCGACCGGCACGGCATCCGGGTCCAGCTGCGCCCCTCGGGCGAGCAGGCCGGAACCACCTCGCTGGTCATGCTGCCCGACGCCATCACCCACGGTGGCGGTGGCGGGGGCGCGCCCTCGCAGGACGACTTCACGGTCTCCTCGATCATTCCGCAGCAGCAGGCGTTCGACGCGCCGCCGCTCCAGCCCCAGCTGCGTACGGCGGCCGAGCTCGGCTTCGACGACTCCCGCTACGGCGAGGGGTCGGAGGAAGCCGCACAGCTCGACCCGGTGGGCCGCTCGCTGATGCGCGAGGAGCGCCGCGCGGCCCTGGAGACGCAGACCGGCACCGGGGAGCAGACGCCGTTCCCGCAGCAGGAGTCCCAGCAGCAGTACGCGCAAGCGGCGTACGAAGAGGCTCCCTTCGCGGCGGACCCGTACGCGCTGGAACCCCGGCAGGACGGCCCGTACGCCCCGGAGCCGCAGCAGCAGGACGGGCAGCAGGAGCAGCAGCAGTACGGACAGCCGGTGTACGAGGGCGGCTACGACCCGTTCCGCGGTGAGACCGGCTACGTCCAACAGCCCGACTATCAGGGGCAGAACGGCTATCCGGAGTCGGCATACCCGGCCCCCGAGACACCTCAGCAGGCTTACGACGGGCAGTACTCCACCCAGCCCCAGCAGGAGGAGTGGCCGGTTCAGGGTGGCTATCAGGGTGGTTACGAAGCCCCGGTCCAGGCCGAACCGGAATCTGTCGGGAGTGCCCCCGCCGAATCGCCGGACAGCGTAGGCTTCGACCGTTCGGGCCCCGTGCCGAACTCCGGCCACGAGATGACCGAGGCCGGTCTGCCGCGCCGGGGCGGCCAGCAGCACTGGCAGCCCACCGGACGCGGGAACGAACGGCCCGCCGCCGCGCAGGAGCCGTCGCAGGAACCGCCTCAGCAGCCTCTGTCCGCAGAGCAGGAGCCGGACGGTGCGGACGACGGGACGGACGACTGGCGGTCGGCGAACGACGAACGCTGGGAGCGGGCCGAGCAGCTCCGGGATCCGAAGGCGGGCGGGGTCACCCCCTCCGGTCTTCCCCGACGCGTCCCCAAGGCCAACCTGGTCGAGGGCACGGCCGAGCAGACCCAGCAGGGCGGCCCCCAGGTCTCCCGCGCCCCGGAGGACGTGCGTGGCAGGTTGAGCAACCTGCGGCGGGGCGTCCTGCGGGGACGTAACGCGGGTTCGGACAGCAGTAATACCTACAACCAGGAGCGTTAG
- a CDS encoding ATP/GTP-binding protein — protein MDFASSSGGAARATTSAKIVVAGGFGVGKTTFVGAVSEINPLRTEAVMTSASAGIDDLTHTGGKTTTTVAMDFGRITLDQDLILYLFGTPGQDRFWFMWDDLVRGAIGAVVLVDTRRLADCFPAVDYFENSGLPFVIALNGFDGHQPYTPDEVREALQIGPDTPIITTDARHRGDAKSGLITLVEHALMARLK, from the coding sequence GTGGACTTCGCAAGCTCTAGTGGCGGTGCCGCCCGTGCCACCACCTCGGCGAAGATCGTGGTGGCAGGCGGGTTCGGCGTGGGTAAGACCACGTTTGTCGGTGCTGTTTCGGAGATCAATCCGCTGCGCACCGAAGCCGTGATGACGTCCGCGTCCGCGGGCATCGACGACCTCACACACACCGGAGGCAAGACCACCACGACGGTGGCCATGGACTTCGGACGCATCACCCTGGACCAGGACCTGATCCTGTACCTCTTCGGTACACCCGGCCAGGACCGCTTCTGGTTCATGTGGGACGACCTCGTACGCGGCGCCATCGGCGCCGTCGTACTCGTCGACACCCGCCGCCTCGCCGACTGCTTCCCCGCCGTCGACTACTTCGAGAACAGCGGCCTCCCCTTCGTCATCGCCCTCAACGGCTTCGACGGACACCAGCCCTACACCCCCGACGAAGTCCGCGAAGCACTCCAGATCGGACCGGACACCCCGATCATCACGACCGACGCCCGGCACCGCGGTGACGCCAAGAGCGGTCTGATCACGCTGGTGGAGCACGCTTTGATGGCACGGCTCAAGTAG
- a CDS encoding DUF742 domain-containing protein has product MTPPPASPDPYGALNHASYEGEGDQPLVRPYAMTGGRTRPRYQLAIEALVSTTADPAHLGTLLPEHQRICHLCREVKSVAEVSALLSMPLGVARILVADLAEAGMVAIHQPGNGEAGGAPDVTLLERVLSGLRKL; this is encoded by the coding sequence ATGACCCCGCCACCCGCCTCACCCGATCCGTACGGCGCGCTGAACCACGCGTCGTACGAAGGTGAAGGCGACCAGCCGCTGGTTCGTCCGTACGCCATGACCGGCGGCCGGACCCGACCGCGCTACCAGCTAGCGATAGAGGCCCTGGTCAGCACCACGGCCGACCCCGCGCACCTGGGAACGCTGCTCCCCGAGCACCAGCGGATCTGCCACCTGTGCCGCGAGGTCAAGTCGGTGGCCGAGGTGTCGGCCCTGCTGTCTATGCCGCTCGGCGTGGCCCGGATCCTCGTCGCGGACCTGGCGGAAGCCGGCATGGTGGCCATCCACCAGCCGGGCAACGGAGAGGCCGGCGGCGCGCCGGATGTGACACTGCTCGAAAGGGTGCTCAGTGGACTTCGCAAGCTCTAG
- a CDS encoding roadblock/LC7 domain-containing protein encodes MSQAAQNLNWLITNFVDNTPGVSHTVVVSADGLLLAMSEGFPRDRADQLAAVASGLTSLTAGASRIFEGGAVSQTVVEMERGFLFLMSVSDGSSLAVLAHPDADIGLVGYEMALLVDRAGTVLTPDLRAELQGSLLH; translated from the coding sequence ATGAGTCAGGCCGCGCAGAATCTGAACTGGCTGATCACCAACTTCGTGGACAACACCCCCGGGGTGTCGCACACGGTGGTGGTCTCCGCGGATGGCCTGCTGCTGGCGATGTCCGAAGGATTCCCGCGCGACCGCGCCGACCAGCTGGCGGCTGTCGCCTCCGGTCTGACCTCGCTGACCGCGGGGGCCTCCCGGATCTTCGAAGGCGGCGCCGTCAGCCAGACCGTGGTGGAGATGGAACGCGGGTTCCTCTTCCTGATGTCCGTCTCCGACGGTTCCTCCCTTGCCGTACTCGCCCATCCGGACGCCGACATCGGTCTGGTCGGGTACGAAATGGCGCTTCTGGTCGACCGGGCGGGCACCGTGCTCACCCCGGACCTCCGCGCCGAGCTCCAGGGCAGCCTGCTCCACTAG
- a CDS encoding nitrate- and nitrite sensing domain-containing protein produces the protein MQGRFKRDGSAAAEQEPRGGTDRGSSPQHAQNPGPAAAGDTTDRAKRSGSPAGDNTDPLASPKPQGPVNTGSRVALRNWRISTRLVSLLALPVVAATTLGGLRINDSMNDIQQLEHMQLLTQMTKQATSLAQALQEERDRSAGPLSNGVPADDFKVTEPRKKTDRAKKAFFDATNDIGDTEGDEALESIHSSVQQIASQLGGIRDIRKQAFASGTPSLQTVDAYSQLITSLLSLSQDMAQATSSPEMIKRTRALAAFSSAKEYASVQRAIIAAALPGGNDKQPKLDSNDRQFGLAALRKEELARRSFELIYTTTGNSAAELTATLDEGNPEIKAADTYAKKVLDSPTSMTGTARRSYLDWYDQDSTKIQAMKQIEETLLSDMEGKARELRDESQREAIISGALILLVLGVSLVGAFVVARSMIRSLRRLQDTATRVAQDRLPELVKQLSEADPQDVDTSVESVGVHSRDEIGKVAAAFDDVHREAVRLAAEQALLRGNVNAMFTNLSRRSQGLIQRQLSLISELESREADPDQLSSLFKLDHLATRMRRNGENLLVLAGEEPGRRWTRPVPLVDVLRAAASEVEQYERIELAAVPATEVAGRVVNDLVHLLAELLENATSFSSPQTKVRVTGHALPDGRVLVEIHDTGIGLSPEDLAAINERLASPPTVDVSVSRRMGLFVVGRLSLRHGIRIQLRPSDSGGTTALVMLPVDVAHGGKMPVPKQAQGQQPAPGGLLAGGGPAPRPGLDSAPSAPGGRLPAGPGATRGQVGAGSGPRAALPARDTAARSQNPQGQPGQPGQNGPGAPNGRPGQQSSGFQSAGLSGTGPQARQPQDGSRQEPPRQGGGLSGAFGGGARLGARGQGDSAGRTDSGQGSLFGQRRPEQNGPGSGPGRQNPAGQGGGFQQPGGPGENGRQLPPVGGPRAELPGGNPAPAAPDRGFPAPQRPQATSWGSQEQSAPQQRSPLDAPRGHEEPESTNQFQRPLSPPPLTPRRPMDDRQGPGSTSEFARPDFSAPAPGAQTPDPASTAQFPRPDFGQPQDQGQGQGLGQGQPGPVRRDRGNEDFGAPRPPAAPQDPQYRPALPQQPQQPEALPPASGPGDGRTPLYDTLETNWFHGPQQNGQQQNGQQQQGQQYGQQPNQPQPAAPQPSGFPQQQPAEERPAPQRGPGDTNGVTSSWRASPNDELVRQAERVKKPAAGGITTSGLPRRVPRANLVPGTAQQQNHQSGPQVSRAPDDVRGRLTNLRRGIQQGRQANNGQSTGSFPIGPTHQQER, from the coding sequence GTGCAGGGACGTTTCAAGAGGGATGGCAGCGCAGCGGCTGAACAGGAGCCGCGCGGCGGGACCGACCGCGGCTCCTCGCCCCAGCACGCCCAGAACCCCGGACCGGCAGCGGCCGGCGACACCACAGACCGTGCCAAGCGCTCCGGCTCACCGGCGGGCGACAACACCGATCCGCTCGCGTCACCGAAGCCTCAGGGCCCGGTCAACACCGGATCGCGGGTAGCTCTGCGCAACTGGCGCATCAGCACGCGCCTGGTCTCCCTGCTCGCCCTCCCCGTGGTCGCGGCGACCACCCTGGGTGGCCTCCGCATCAACGACTCCATGAACGACATCCAGCAGCTGGAGCACATGCAGCTGCTGACCCAGATGACCAAGCAGGCGACCTCGCTGGCCCAGGCGCTCCAGGAGGAGCGCGACCGGTCGGCCGGCCCGCTGTCCAACGGAGTGCCGGCCGACGACTTCAAGGTCACCGAGCCCCGGAAGAAGACCGACCGGGCCAAGAAGGCCTTCTTCGACGCGACGAACGACATCGGCGACACCGAGGGCGACGAGGCGCTGGAGAGCATCCACTCCAGCGTCCAGCAGATCGCCTCGCAGCTGGGCGGCATCCGAGACATCCGCAAGCAGGCGTTCGCCAGCGGCACGCCGAGCCTGCAGACCGTCGACGCGTACAGCCAGCTGATCACCTCGCTGCTGAGCCTCTCGCAGGACATGGCGCAGGCCACCAGCAGCCCCGAGATGATCAAGCGGACCCGCGCCCTGGCGGCCTTCTCCTCCGCCAAGGAGTACGCCTCCGTCCAGCGCGCGATCATCGCCGCCGCGCTGCCGGGCGGCAACGACAAGCAGCCGAAGCTCGATTCGAACGACCGCCAGTTCGGCCTGGCGGCGCTGCGCAAGGAAGAGCTGGCGCGTCGCTCGTTCGAGCTGATCTACACGACCACCGGCAACAGCGCGGCCGAGCTGACCGCCACGCTCGACGAGGGCAACCCGGAGATCAAGGCCGCCGACACCTACGCCAAGAAGGTGCTCGACAGCCCGACCAGCATGACCGGGACGGCCCGGCGTTCGTACCTCGACTGGTACGACCAGGACTCCACCAAGATCCAGGCCATGAAGCAGATCGAGGAGACGCTCCTCAGCGACATGGAGGGCAAGGCGCGCGAACTGCGCGACGAGTCCCAGCGCGAGGCGATCATCTCCGGTGCGCTCATCCTGCTGGTGCTCGGTGTCTCGCTGGTCGGCGCCTTCGTCGTCGCCCGGTCGATGATCCGCTCGCTGCGCCGGCTCCAGGACACGGCCACCCGCGTCGCCCAGGACCGGCTGCCGGAGCTCGTCAAGCAGCTCTCCGAGGCCGACCCGCAGGACGTCGACACCTCGGTCGAGTCCGTCGGTGTGCACTCCCGTGACGAGATCGGCAAGGTCGCCGCGGCCTTCGACGACGTGCACCGCGAGGCCGTCCGGCTCGCGGCCGAGCAGGCCCTCCTCCGGGGCAACGTCAACGCGATGTTCACCAACCTCTCGCGTCGTTCGCAGGGCCTCATCCAGCGTCAGCTCTCGCTCATCTCCGAGCTGGAGTCGCGCGAGGCCGACCCGGACCAGCTGTCCTCGCTCTTCAAGCTCGACCACCTCGCGACCCGTATGCGCCGTAACGGCGAGAACCTCCTCGTCCTCGCGGGCGAGGAGCCGGGCCGCCGGTGGACCCGTCCGGTGCCGCTGGTCGACGTGCTCCGTGCCGCTGCCTCCGAGGTGGAGCAGTACGAGCGCATCGAACTGGCCGCGGTGCCCGCCACCGAGGTCGCCGGCCGGGTCGTCAACGACCTCGTGCACCTCCTCGCCGAGCTGCTGGAGAACGCCACGTCGTTCTCCTCGCCGCAGACCAAGGTCCGGGTCACCGGTCACGCGCTGCCCGACGGCCGGGTGCTCGTCGAGATCCACGACACGGGTATCGGCCTCTCCCCGGAGGACCTCGCGGCGATCAACGAGCGGCTCGCCTCGCCGCCCACCGTGGACGTCTCGGTCTCCCGCCGCATGGGTCTGTTCGTGGTCGGCCGGCTGTCCCTGCGTCACGGCATCCGCATTCAGCTCCGGCCCTCCGACTCCGGGGGCACGACCGCGCTGGTCATGCTCCCCGTCGATGTCGCGCACGGCGGCAAGATGCCGGTGCCGAAGCAGGCCCAGGGCCAGCAGCCCGCTCCCGGCGGCCTGCTCGCCGGCGGCGGACCCGCGCCGCGCCCCGGTCTCGACAGCGCTCCGTCGGCGCCCGGCGGCCGGCTCCCGGCCGGTCCGGGTGCCACCCGCGGTCAGGTCGGTGCGGGCTCCGGTCCGCGCGCCGCGCTGCCCGCCCGGGACACCGCCGCCAGGTCCCAGAACCCGCAGGGCCAGCCGGGACAGCCCGGCCAGAACGGACCGGGGGCGCCGAACGGCCGGCCCGGTCAGCAGAGCTCCGGCTTCCAGAGCGCCGGGCTCTCCGGCACCGGCCCGCAGGCCCGGCAGCCGCAGGACGGCTCACGTCAGGAGCCGCCGCGTCAGGGCGGCGGCCTCTCCGGCGCCTTCGGTGGCGGTGCCCGGCTGGGCGCCCGCGGCCAGGGCGACAGCGCCGGGCGTACGGACTCGGGTCAGGGCAGCCTGTTCGGTCAGCGGCGTCCGGAGCAGAACGGCCCCGGCAGCGGCCCCGGCCGGCAGAACCCGGCAGGCCAGGGCGGCGGCTTCCAGCAGCCCGGCGGTCCGGGCGAGAACGGCCGCCAGCTGCCCCCGGTCGGCGGTCCGCGTGCGGAGCTGCCCGGTGGCAACCCCGCACCGGCCGCGCCGGACAGGGGATTCCCCGCTCCGCAGCGCCCACAGGCCACCAGCTGGGGCTCCCAGGAGCAGTCCGCACCCCAGCAGCGCTCCCCCCTCGACGCCCCCCGGGGCCACGAGGAGCCCGAGTCCACCAACCAGTTCCAGCGGCCGCTGAGCCCGCCGCCGCTCACTCCTCGCCGCCCGATGGACGACCGGCAGGGACCGGGCTCCACCTCGGAGTTCGCCCGCCCGGACTTCTCGGCGCCCGCTCCGGGTGCGCAGACGCCGGACCCGGCGAGCACCGCGCAGTTCCCGCGCCCCGACTTCGGCCAGCCGCAGGACCAGGGGCAGGGCCAGGGCCTGGGACAGGGACAGCCCGGACCGGTCCGGCGCGACCGGGGCAACGAGGACTTCGGTGCTCCGCGCCCGCCCGCCGCGCCGCAGGACCCGCAGTACAGGCCGGCCCTGCCGCAGCAGCCGCAGCAGCCCGAGGCGCTTCCGCCGGCCTCCGGGCCCGGCGACGGCCGTACGCCGCTGTACGACACGCTGGAGACCAACTGGTTCCACGGTCCGCAGCAGAACGGCCAGCAGCAGAACGGGCAGCAGCAGCAAGGCCAGCAGTACGGGCAGCAGCCGAACCAGCCGCAGCCCGCCGCGCCGCAGCCGTCCGGCTTCCCTCAGCAGCAGCCCGCCGAAGAGCGTCCCGCTCCGCAGCGCGGACCGGGCGACACCAACGGCGTCACGAGCTCCTGGCGCGCCTCGCCGAACGACGAACTCGTCCGGCAGGCGGAGCGGGTGAAGAAGCCCGCAGCAGGCGGAATTACCACTTCCGGTCTGCCTCGCCGGGTACCGCGTGCCAATCTGGTGCCGGGCACCGCCCAGCAGCAGAATCACCAGTCCGGTCCCCAGGTCTCGCGTGCGCCCGATGATGTGCGCGGGCGTCTTACCAATCTCCGCCGGGGCATCCAGCAGGGGCGTCAGGCCAACAACGGCCAGTCGACCGGCAGTTTCCCCATCGGCCCCACTCACCAGCAGGAGCGTTAG